The following coding sequences lie in one Ignatzschineria sp. RMDPL8A genomic window:
- a CDS encoding LysE/ArgO family amino acid transporter, whose amino-acid sequence MDIIFRGMITSGALIIAIGAQNAFVLKQGLLKKNILIVSGICFVCDFLLMSIGVLGLGSFISQSKILSGILAILGAIFLFFYGYKSFLSAIKSSESMNIQSSTKDDLDNGKTSVIIATLAITLLNPHVYLDTVVIVGGIAGTLNISDKLYFLIGALFSSFIWFFGLGYGARLLIPLFKNPISWKVLETIIGIVMWWIAYGLIRFVLFS is encoded by the coding sequence ATGGACATTATATTTAGAGGAATGATTACCTCAGGTGCTCTTATCATTGCTATAGGAGCGCAAAATGCTTTTGTATTAAAACAGGGACTTTTGAAAAAGAATATTTTAATAGTTTCTGGGATTTGTTTTGTCTGTGATTTCCTATTGATGTCCATTGGCGTGCTGGGTCTAGGGAGTTTTATAAGTCAGAGTAAAATTCTATCTGGGATATTGGCTATATTAGGAGCAATATTTTTGTTTTTTTATGGATATAAATCTTTTCTAAGTGCAATAAAATCTTCAGAATCTATGAATATACAATCCAGTACCAAAGATGATTTAGATAATGGAAAAACCTCTGTAATAATTGCAACGCTTGCTATCACACTATTGAACCCTCATGTTTACCTTGATACTGTTGTTATTGTTGGTGGAATCGCAGGAACTTTAAATATTTCAGATAAATTATACTTTTTAATTGGTGCATTATTTTCATCATTTATTTGGTTTTTTGGCTTAGGCTATGGTGCGAGACTTTTAATTCCTTTATTTAAAAATCCTATATCCTGGAAAGTTCTAGAAACAATAATAGGAATTGTCATGTGGTGGATAGCTTATGGATTAATCAGATTTGTTTTATTTTCATAA
- a CDS encoding integrase core domain-containing protein, translated as MDHAFVYLCRLNHINQQFTRPARPQTNGKAERVIRTLMEMWHDKEVFLSSDDRKSKLKRFLNFYNTVKPHKGLNGATPYEVLDIYFKQEV; from the coding sequence ATTGATCATGCTTTTGTTTATCTATGCAGATTAAATCATATTAATCAACAATTTACCCGACCAGCAAGACCACAGACGAATGGTAAAGCGGAACGGGTTATTCGAACGTTAATGGAAATGTGGCATGATAAAGAAGTGTTTTTAAGCAGTGATGACAGAAAATCAAAGCTTAAAAGGTTTTTAAACTTTTATAATACGGTAAAACCTCATAAAGGACTAAATGGTGCGACTCCTTATGAGGTTTTAGATATTTATTTTAAACAGGAAGTGTAA
- a CDS encoding tryptophan biosynthesis protein TrpCF has protein sequence MASSNQFMAVNRDRNETLVSGVQSRAELEALHQAGVSYAGFIFMLTSPYGISIQKGIEIGHNSPIPLVAIFQNADLEEILYVAEHLNVSAVLLNGWETQAFISELRAKLPSTIRIIKIAHMDDENPKMDYQDVDFYLLGGRVGERVELNESLLSRIDLSNVFVSVNLDIKALDWPNRSLSEIDFVSPPPKKRALLC, from the coding sequence ATGGCATCGTCGAATCAATTTATGGCAGTTAATCGTGATCGTAATGAGACATTAGTGAGTGGCGTTCAAAGTCGCGCGGAGCTTGAAGCATTGCACCAAGCAGGCGTTTCGTACGCGGGATTTATCTTTATGCTCACATCGCCCTACGGCATCTCCATTCAAAAAGGGATTGAGATCGGTCACAATTCCCCGATTCCGCTCGTTGCGATCTTTCAAAATGCCGACTTAGAGGAGATTCTCTATGTCGCAGAGCATCTTAATGTTAGTGCCGTTCTGTTAAATGGCTGGGAGACGCAAGCCTTTATTTCTGAGCTTCGCGCCAAACTCCCATCAACCATTCGTATTATTAAAATTGCCCATATGGATGATGAAAATCCGAAGATGGATTATCAAGATGTGGATTTTTATCTTTTAGGCGGCCGCGTTGGTGAGCGGGTCGAGCTCAATGAATCGCTTCTGTCTCGCATCGATTTGAGTAATGTCTTTGTGTCGGTGAATCTTGATATCAAAGCGCTTGATTGGCCTAATCGGAGTCTATCAGAGATCGATTTTGTCTCTCCGCCACCCAAAAAACGTGCATTACTTTGTTAG
- a CDS encoding MFS transporter, whose amino-acid sequence MKKQGLTPSKGWYFGWNIVMAASLLTMITVGMRMSIGPFVIPMSEGLGVTRSWLSGVVAIGMLFYGIGMPIAGYCVARRGTRFVLIIGAILVSISLLGTIYATNTWLFTFFYGILLSMGLAFTSPVAFTQLISRWFIKRRAMALLFLSTGSMAGIAIMTPLFTAMIKQVGWENTMLGYAAVFAGLTLLVSFTVVRENPPKHADLYGADIPQVVTNESIKAQTPPALSFREVLKTRPFWQICAGVFACGFSMNLLGTHAVPMLVDHGFSKEVSSFGISLIGFVAMFSTVMIGRIASRVEHRYILMMIYLVRGIAFLCLVSVMTPLQLYIVTIIGGLVWAGNMGLSSSMLADLYGAKMVGMLYGWAFLGHQIGATLSTWLGGWGYERYGTHWIAFGAAGALLILASMISVRLPKRTDYRTAVIGKK is encoded by the coding sequence ATGAAAAAACAGGGTTTAACGCCATCGAAAGGGTGGTATTTTGGCTGGAATATTGTAATGGCCGCCTCACTGTTGACGATGATCACTGTCGGGATGCGCATGAGCATTGGCCCGTTTGTGATTCCAATGAGTGAAGGGCTTGGGGTGACGAGGAGTTGGTTATCGGGCGTGGTGGCAATTGGAATGCTCTTTTATGGGATTGGAATGCCGATTGCCGGTTATTGTGTGGCCCGTCGTGGAACGCGATTTGTGCTGATTATTGGCGCGATCTTGGTCTCGATTTCGCTGCTTGGAACGATTTACGCCACCAATACTTGGCTCTTTACCTTCTTTTACGGAATCTTACTCTCGATGGGGCTCGCGTTCACCAGTCCCGTGGCTTTTACTCAGCTGATTAGTCGTTGGTTTATTAAACGCCGTGCGATGGCCTTACTCTTTCTTTCAACAGGCTCGATGGCGGGAATTGCCATTATGACGCCACTCTTTACCGCGATGATTAAGCAGGTGGGTTGGGAGAATACGATGCTCGGCTATGCCGCCGTTTTTGCCGGATTAACCTTGCTTGTGTCATTTACCGTGGTGCGAGAAAACCCGCCAAAACATGCCGATCTTTACGGGGCTGATATTCCGCAAGTGGTAACCAATGAGAGCATTAAAGCGCAAACCCCGCCGGCACTGAGCTTTCGTGAAGTGTTAAAAACGCGTCCGTTTTGGCAAATTTGCGCAGGTGTTTTTGCTTGTGGTTTTAGTATGAATCTTCTTGGAACCCATGCGGTGCCGATGTTGGTGGATCATGGATTTTCCAAAGAGGTGAGCTCGTTTGGCATTAGTCTGATCGGCTTTGTGGCAATGTTTAGCACGGTGATGATCGGGCGAATTGCCTCTCGTGTGGAGCACCGGTATATTTTAATGATGATCTATCTTGTCCGCGGGATCGCCTTTTTATGTTTAGTGTCGGTAATGACGCCGCTGCAACTCTACATTGTCACTATTATTGGTGGGCTTGTCTGGGCAGGAAATATGGGGCTTTCATCGAGTATGCTGGCGGATCTGTATGGTGCGAAAATGGTGGGAATGCTCTATGGATGGGCCTTTTTAGGCCATCAAATTGGTGCAACGTTGAGCACGTGGCTTGGCGGTTGGGGCTATGAGCGTTACGGGACGCACTGGATTGCCTTTGGTGCCGCGGGCGCGCTCTTGATTTTAGCCTCCATGATTTCGGTGCGATTACCTAAGCGAACGGATTATCGCACGGCCGTTATAGGTAAAAAATAA
- a CDS encoding sulfite exporter TauE/SafE family protein — MMITLTYLLLLVLFALSALLHGITGLGFPMITTGVLTNFYSLETTIVMVLMPALIINLVVLLSRSERGMFAEFFHYLKRYWMLVVSSILGGYFGVKLLFMVDVGYIYLLMSAVIIFYVATSLSGKVWRIPVNGVTLAIFGALAGLVGGSTNAMAPLLMVYLLSTDNDTREIAKASNLCYLAGKIVQFWVLRDLVFAMPLAEFSLLMLITLLSLFFLLLGIRLREKISRRLFTVIILGILFIVGAKAGINGIMLLMA; from the coding sequence ATGATGATTACGTTAACCTACCTTTTATTACTTGTTTTGTTTGCCCTTTCAGCACTCCTTCATGGGATCACGGGACTTGGATTTCCGATGATTACGACAGGAGTGCTCACCAACTTTTATTCGCTTGAAACAACGATTGTGATGGTGTTGATGCCTGCGCTGATCATCAATTTAGTGGTACTTTTATCGCGCAGTGAGCGGGGGATGTTTGCGGAATTTTTCCATTATTTGAAACGCTACTGGATGCTGGTTGTATCGAGCATTTTAGGCGGATATTTTGGGGTGAAGCTCCTTTTTATGGTGGATGTGGGCTATATTTACCTGCTCATGTCCGCGGTGATTATTTTTTATGTGGCCACCAGTTTATCGGGCAAGGTGTGGCGCATTCCGGTCAATGGGGTGACGCTTGCGATATTTGGCGCTTTAGCGGGGCTTGTCGGCGGGTCAACCAATGCGATGGCGCCGCTACTTATGGTCTATCTTTTATCCACCGATAACGACACTCGTGAGATTGCCAAAGCGAGTAATCTCTGCTATTTAGCCGGTAAAATCGTGCAATTTTGGGTCTTACGCGATCTGGTTTTTGCGATGCCACTGGCGGAATTTTCGCTATTGATGCTGATTACGCTGTTATCGCTCTTTTTTTTACTATTGGGGATTCGCCTTCGTGAGAAAATTTCCCGCAGACTCTTCACGGTCATTATCCTGGGCATTCTCTTTATTGTCGGCGCGAAAGCGGGAATCAATGGCATTATGCTACTGATGGCTTAG
- a CDS encoding YajD family HNH nuclease, with amino-acid sequence MTQKSRLDQIIAETHQNRRQREMGYREQALKMYPWVCGRCQREFDHRNVRELTVHHRDHDHDNNPSDGSNWELLCLYCHDNEHQRMQEIASYGTTKNTDGGEIESTFNPFAGLADLMKKKES; translated from the coding sequence ATGACCCAAAAATCACGACTTGATCAGATTATTGCCGAAACCCATCAAAATCGCCGTCAACGGGAGATGGGCTATCGAGAGCAGGCGCTTAAAATGTATCCGTGGGTATGCGGGCGCTGTCAACGGGAATTTGATCACCGCAATGTGCGCGAATTGACCGTTCATCACCGCGATCATGACCATGATAATAACCCGAGCGATGGCAGTAACTGGGAGCTCCTTTGCCTCTATTGTCATGATAATGAACATCAGCGCATGCAGGAAATTGCGAGCTACGGCACTACCAAAAATACCGATGGCGGCGAGATCGAGAGCACTTTTAATCCCTTTGCAGGGCTTGCGGATCTCATGAAAAAGAAAGAGTCTTAA
- a CDS encoding MetQ/NlpA family ABC transporter substrate-binding protein, whose amino-acid sequence MRALIKYITFLLLPAIVLLGCQKSEEPVKTIRFGTSFGHFSDMVRESIIPQLEEKGYEVTLKEFTDGIQLNNALNEGSIDVNIFQHVPYLEGYRAQTQQALKEAFQVPNAPFAIYAGKRKSLEAIEAGDVVIVPNDPSSYGRALVILDSLGWIKLREGIDPLKVSKQDILENVHQIEIKELQSDLLPRALKDAAFGAINGGAALNSGLKIADALSLEPNDLYINWGVVREKDLNEAWLGDVIEVFNSEQFKQYAQDKFPDYQFPTAW is encoded by the coding sequence ATGCGAGCATTGATTAAATATATAACTTTTTTACTACTGCCGGCGATCGTATTATTGGGGTGCCAGAAATCTGAAGAGCCGGTCAAGACCATTCGATTTGGCACGTCGTTTGGGCATTTTTCCGATATGGTTCGTGAATCGATTATCCCCCAATTAGAAGAGAAGGGATATGAGGTGACGTTAAAAGAATTTACCGACGGAATTCAGCTCAATAATGCATTAAATGAGGGCTCGATCGACGTGAATATTTTTCAGCATGTGCCCTATTTAGAAGGGTATCGCGCGCAAACTCAGCAAGCCCTAAAAGAGGCCTTTCAAGTGCCAAATGCGCCTTTTGCCATCTATGCCGGGAAGCGGAAAAGTTTAGAGGCGATTGAGGCGGGCGATGTGGTGATTGTGCCGAACGATCCAAGCAGTTATGGGCGTGCGCTGGTGATTCTTGATTCGCTGGGTTGGATTAAATTAAGAGAGGGCATCGATCCGCTTAAAGTGTCGAAACAAGATATTTTGGAAAATGTGCACCAGATCGAGATTAAAGAGTTGCAATCGGATCTATTACCGCGGGCATTAAAGGATGCGGCGTTCGGGGCGATTAATGGCGGAGCAGCGTTGAATTCGGGTTTGAAAATTGCGGATGCGCTCTCACTTGAGCCCAATGATCTCTACATTAATTGGGGCGTTGTGCGTGAAAAAGATCTCAATGAAGCGTGGTTAGGTGATGTGATTGAGGTCTTTAATTCAGAGCAATTTAAGCAATATGCGCAGGATAAATTCCCCGATTATCAATTTCCGACTGCTTGGTAA
- the glmS gene encoding glutamine--fructose-6-phosphate transaminase (isomerizing), which yields MCGIFGAVSQNKNIIPSLITGLKQLEYRGYDSAGIAYLHGGYLERIRKVGRVSALESESQNKTSPIGIGHTRWATHGGVKEVNAHPHCSDHLAVVHNGIIDNFEAERAELIEAGYQFLSDTDTEVIAHRLHFEMAQGATLFEAVRLVGKRLTGAYAFVVLDEHSPDQLIALCKGCPLLLGFGEACTFIASDIAAILSETEQVLYLEEGDLIAFTAREILRCETLTGQKVSRETFVSDLSLEALELGNYQHFMQKEIFNQPDVLQGMLQNILPRGFVADLFGREADAIFPKVKRIKILACGTSYFAGKVAKTWFETLAKLPTDVEISSEYRYRERLVESGELVITLSQSGETLDTIEALKHAKVSGVMASLSICNVQESVLPRMSDCVFYTNVGVEVGVASTKAFTAQLVALFVLANTLANVQNCLDSAQLSEHLKALKTLPSEITQALLTEERLKTFATQIARREHALYLGRGMFYPISEEGALKLKEISYIHAESYPAGELKHGPLALVDESMPVIVLAPNDALLEKIWGNMHEVSARGGELFVISDGGDFSDVDANHTLTLPETHPLLRPIVFTIAVQLLAYHVANIRGEDIDKPRNLAKSLTVE from the coding sequence ATGTGTGGAATTTTCGGTGCCGTTAGCCAAAATAAGAATATTATCCCAAGTCTCATTACGGGACTTAAACAGCTTGAATATCGGGGGTATGATTCTGCGGGAATCGCCTATCTGCATGGGGGCTATCTGGAGCGAATTCGTAAAGTGGGGCGCGTTTCGGCGCTTGAGTCAGAGAGTCAAAATAAAACGAGTCCGATCGGTATAGGTCATACCCGTTGGGCGACTCATGGCGGGGTGAAAGAGGTTAATGCACACCCGCATTGTTCCGATCATTTGGCAGTGGTTCATAATGGAATTATTGATAATTTCGAGGCAGAGCGGGCTGAATTAATCGAAGCGGGCTATCAATTTTTATCGGATACCGATACCGAAGTGATTGCCCATCGCCTCCATTTTGAGATGGCGCAGGGAGCGACGCTCTTTGAGGCAGTACGCCTTGTGGGAAAACGTTTAACGGGCGCGTATGCATTTGTCGTGCTTGACGAACACTCGCCCGATCAGCTCATCGCGCTTTGTAAAGGTTGCCCGCTCCTTCTTGGATTTGGGGAAGCGTGTACGTTCATTGCCTCCGATATTGCGGCCATTTTGAGTGAAACGGAGCAGGTACTCTATCTTGAAGAGGGTGATCTGATCGCATTTACTGCCCGTGAGATTCTGCGCTGTGAAACGCTTACAGGACAAAAGGTTTCCCGTGAAACATTCGTTTCCGACCTTTCTCTTGAAGCGCTTGAGCTCGGGAATTATCAGCATTTCATGCAAAAAGAGATTTTCAATCAGCCCGATGTATTGCAGGGAATGCTCCAAAATATCTTGCCTCGTGGATTTGTAGCAGATCTTTTCGGTCGTGAGGCGGACGCGATTTTTCCCAAGGTAAAACGGATTAAAATCCTCGCCTGTGGGACCTCCTATTTTGCCGGAAAAGTGGCGAAAACGTGGTTTGAAACGTTAGCGAAACTCCCTACTGATGTGGAGATTTCAAGCGAATACCGGTATCGCGAGAGATTGGTGGAATCGGGGGAGCTCGTAATCACACTCTCTCAATCGGGCGAAACACTCGATACGATTGAGGCGCTTAAACATGCGAAAGTTTCGGGAGTGATGGCATCGCTATCGATCTGTAATGTACAGGAAAGTGTGCTACCGCGCATGAGTGATTGCGTATTTTATACCAACGTCGGTGTTGAGGTGGGCGTTGCCTCAACGAAAGCCTTTACCGCGCAACTGGTGGCGCTATTTGTACTCGCAAATACCTTGGCAAATGTTCAAAATTGTTTGGACTCCGCGCAATTATCGGAACATCTAAAGGCGCTCAAAACCCTTCCAAGCGAGATCACTCAAGCGTTATTAACGGAAGAGCGCTTAAAAACGTTTGCCACTCAAATTGCTCGGCGTGAACATGCGCTCTATTTAGGGCGGGGAATGTTCTATCCCATTTCCGAAGAGGGGGCGCTAAAGCTCAAAGAGATTAGTTATATTCATGCGGAGAGTTATCCCGCAGGCGAGCTAAAACATGGGCCACTGGCGCTCGTTGATGAATCCATGCCGGTGATTGTGCTTGCGCCCAATGACGCGCTGCTTGAAAAGATTTGGGGCAATATGCACGAGGTTTCCGCTCGAGGTGGCGAGCTTTTTGTGATCAGCGATGGCGGAGATTTCTCCGATGTTGATGCGAATCACACGCTCACGCTTCCGGAAACTCACCCGCTTCTACGGCCGATTGTCTTTACCATTGCGGTGCAACTGCTTGCCTATCATGTGGCTAACATTCGCGGTGAAGATATTGATAAACCGCGCAATCTCGCCAAATCATTGACGGTTGAGTAG
- a CDS encoding dicarboxylate/amino acid:cation symporter yields the protein MSQIKTEDIEIRIHPPKPKFYKILYVQVIFAIGVGILLGHFYPAIGEQMRPLGEAFIKLVKMIIAPVIFITVTTGIGGMTNMKTVGRVTGKAMLYFLSFSTIALIIGLIVSNIVKPGAGMHVDPQTLLDNKELVADYVQKAQDSSLTAFFMNIIPDTLISPLVQGNILQVLFVAILFGIALASIGERGEPIVAFLNQLSEPVFKLVSMLMKAAPIGAFGAMAFTIGKYGIESVSSLALLVITFYMTSILFVVVVLGAVARYNGFSILKLMRYIKEELLLVLGTSSSEAALPTLMQKLERAGCDKSVVGLVVPTGYSFNLDGTNIYMTMAALFIAQACGIDLTIGQQILLLLVAMLSSKGAAGVTGAGFITLAATLSVVPTVPVEGMALILGVDRFMSECRALTNLAGNACATVVVARWENSLDTETLHATLDRKALPVRDPVVDPVGDVAVAEGVTPEVAAIVPVAEMAEIVKAPQ from the coding sequence ATGAGCCAGATTAAGACGGAAGATATCGAAATTCGAATCCATCCTCCAAAGCCAAAGTTTTATAAAATCCTCTACGTTCAAGTGATTTTTGCGATTGGTGTAGGGATTTTGTTGGGGCATTTTTATCCTGCGATTGGGGAGCAGATGCGCCCGCTTGGGGAAGCCTTTATCAAGTTGGTGAAGATGATTATCGCGCCGGTGATTTTTATCACGGTGACAACCGGCATCGGGGGCATGACCAACATGAAGACGGTGGGGCGTGTGACCGGCAAGGCGATGCTCTACTTCCTCAGTTTTTCAACGATTGCGCTCATTATCGGGCTGATTGTTTCCAATATCGTTAAACCGGGCGCGGGCATGCATGTCGATCCGCAGACGCTGCTCGATAATAAAGAGCTCGTGGCCGATTATGTGCAAAAAGCGCAGGATAGCTCGCTCACCGCCTTTTTTATGAATATTATTCCCGATACATTGATCAGTCCGCTGGTGCAGGGCAATATTTTGCAGGTGCTCTTTGTGGCGATCTTATTTGGGATTGCGCTTGCGAGCATTGGTGAGCGCGGCGAGCCGATTGTGGCGTTTTTAAATCAGCTCTCAGAACCGGTCTTTAAACTGGTGTCGATGTTGATGAAAGCGGCGCCAATCGGGGCGTTTGGTGCGATGGCCTTTACCATTGGGAAATATGGCATTGAGTCGGTATCGAGCCTTGCGCTCCTGGTGATCACGTTTTATATGACGTCGATTCTCTTTGTGGTGGTGGTACTCGGTGCGGTGGCGCGTTATAACGGATTTTCGATCCTTAAATTGATGCGTTATATCAAAGAGGAATTGCTCCTTGTGCTCGGAACGAGCTCTTCTGAAGCGGCGCTTCCGACTTTGATGCAAAAGCTTGAACGCGCGGGCTGTGATAAGTCGGTAGTCGGGCTTGTGGTGCCGACGGGATATTCCTTTAATCTCGATGGAACCAATATCTATATGACGATGGCGGCGCTCTTTATTGCGCAGGCGTGCGGCATTGATCTAACCATTGGGCAACAAATTTTGCTACTGCTTGTGGCGATGTTGAGCTCAAAAGGGGCGGCCGGTGTAACGGGGGCTGGATTTATTACTCTAGCGGCGACGCTCTCGGTGGTGCCAACGGTTCCGGTAGAAGGGATGGCGCTTATTTTAGGGGTGGATCGCTTTATGTCAGAATGTCGTGCGCTCACTAATCTTGCGGGAAATGCCTGTGCGACCGTGGTTGTTGCGCGTTGGGAAAACTCGCTCGATACCGAAACGCTTCATGCAACGCTCGATCGTAAAGCATTGCCGGTGCGTGATCCCGTTGTTGATCCAGTGGGCGATGTTGCAGTCGCTGAGGGCGTGACTCCTGAGGTGGCGGCGATTGTGCCCGTTGCCGAAATGGCCGAGATCGTAAAAGCGCCTCAATAA
- a CDS encoding alkene reductase — protein MKALFTPTKLGAISLNNRLVMAPLTRTRADADHTPNDRMARYYADRASSGLIISEATFISPQAVGYRNAPAIWNDKHVAGWKKVTDAVHQKGGKIVLQLWHVGRISDPELLDGNLPVSSSAVQPKGHVSLLRPKRDYVTPRALSLDEIEATINDYKNAAIRAKEAGFDGVEIHAANGYLIDQFLRDGVNDRTDQYGGSIPNRVRFLTKIVDALIPVWGADRIGVHLSPQADEHDMHDSDPVALFTHVADQMRERNIAFLFLREPVNEASIAEQIQTAFQGPIIRNQDLTPELANQLIEEKRADAVSFGRLYIANADLKERLEQNAPLNAPEPTTFYGQEDAGYLDYPTLK, from the coding sequence ATGAAAGCGCTCTTTACCCCCACAAAATTGGGAGCCATTTCCCTCAATAACCGCCTTGTGATGGCCCCACTCACGCGCACTCGCGCCGACGCAGACCATACCCCGAATGATCGCATGGCTCGCTATTATGCCGATCGCGCTTCAAGCGGCCTTATCATCAGTGAAGCCACTTTTATTAGCCCGCAAGCGGTGGGATACCGTAACGCGCCCGCCATTTGGAATGATAAACACGTTGCTGGCTGGAAAAAGGTTACCGATGCCGTCCATCAAAAAGGCGGTAAAATCGTCCTTCAGCTCTGGCACGTCGGGCGCATCTCTGATCCGGAACTCTTAGATGGCAATCTCCCCGTTTCCTCAAGCGCGGTACAACCGAAAGGCCATGTTAGCCTGCTTAGACCAAAACGCGATTACGTCACCCCGCGGGCATTAAGCCTCGATGAGATTGAAGCCACCATTAACGATTATAAAAATGCGGCAATCCGCGCTAAAGAAGCCGGCTTTGATGGCGTTGAAATTCATGCGGCGAACGGTTATCTCATCGACCAATTTCTCCGCGATGGTGTCAACGATCGAACCGATCAATATGGCGGCTCGATCCCTAATCGCGTCCGTTTTCTAACCAAGATCGTCGATGCGCTTATTCCCGTTTGGGGTGCAGATCGCATTGGCGTTCACCTCTCGCCGCAAGCCGACGAACACGACATGCACGATAGCGATCCGGTGGCCCTTTTCACCCATGTCGCCGATCAAATGCGCGAGCGTAACATCGCCTTTTTATTCCTGCGGGAGCCGGTAAATGAGGCAAGCATTGCCGAGCAAATTCAAACCGCTTTCCAAGGGCCAATCATTCGTAACCAAGACCTAACGCCCGAGCTTGCCAATCAGCTGATTGAGGAGAAACGCGCCGATGCCGTTTCATTTGGTCGCCTTTATATCGCAAACGCTGATCTTAAAGAGCGCCTTGAGCAAAATGCACCGCTCAATGCCCCCGAACCCACCACCTTTTACGGGCAAGAGGATGCGGGATATCTTGATTATCCGACGCTGAAATAA
- a CDS encoding DsrE family protein: MADLLITLTPHERDSNNVTIAFTMGVEALTKGHSVDLVLLSDAVALAQQGYADKIDIGAPFKAIKELLPAFLEKGGNIKVCTACMIHNGVEKESLIPEAVMITAGDVIDLLMESNKTLQLN, translated from the coding sequence ATGGCGGATTTACTCATCACCTTAACCCCTCACGAGCGAGATTCAAACAACGTCACCATCGCCTTTACCATGGGCGTTGAAGCGCTTACTAAAGGCCATTCTGTGGATTTAGTCCTTTTGTCAGATGCGGTCGCACTCGCGCAGCAAGGCTATGCCGATAAAATCGATATTGGCGCCCCCTTTAAAGCGATTAAAGAGCTGCTTCCTGCGTTTCTCGAAAAGGGTGGCAACATCAAAGTCTGCACCGCTTGCATGATTCATAATGGCGTAGAAAAAGAGTCGCTTATTCCCGAAGCGGTTATGATTACCGCCGGCGATGTGATCGATCTTTTAATGGAGAGCAATAAAACATTACAGCTCAATTAA